The Desulfomonilia bacterium sequence TGCCGGTGCTTTCACTGGGGCCGATTGTAGAGCATATGCTCATGCTGGAATCAGGCGTCCTGTTTTAGGGATTGAAGATGTCTGCAAAAACACATTCGCTCTTTGATAAAAAAATATTGATACCCGCCATACGGGATTCGTTTGAAAAGCTAAATCCGGGGAACCTTATTAAAAACCCTGTCATATTCGTTACCGAGGCAGGCGCCGCAATCTCGACAATAGAGCTTTTCATGAACAGAGGCACTCCTTATGCATTTTTCAATCTCCAGATCACCGTGTGGCTGTGGTTTACCGTGCTGTTCGCAAACTTTGCAGAGGCAATGGCCGAAGGTAGGGGAAAGGCTCAGGCCGATACGCTCAGGAAAACCCGCAAAGAGACTTTTGCAAATCGTCTGAAACCGGACGGTTCGGTTGAGAGTGTAGTTTCTGATGATCTTAAGAAGTCGGACATCCTCATGGTCTCGGCGGGTGAAGTGATCCCGGCGGACGGAGAGATAATAGAGGGTGTTGCTATGGTTGACGAGTCGGCCATTACGGGCGAATCCGCACCTGTCGTAAGGGAAGCCGGCGGCGACAGGAGTTCGGTTGTGGGCGGTACTAAGGTGCTGACAGATTTCATCATTATGAGAGTATCCACAAATCCCGGCGAGAGCTTTCTCGATCACATGATATCCCTGATCGAAGGGGCAAAAAGGAAAAAGACCCCCAATGAGATTGCGCTAACCATATTGCTGTCAGCGCTTACAATAATATTCCTGGCTGTCATCATATCGCTCAAGTTTTTCAGCATATATTCAGGCCTCGCATTATCCATAACCGTGCTGGCCGCACTTCTGGTATGCCTTATTCCGACGACGATAGGCGGCCTTCTGAGTGCAATCGGCATTGCCGGGATCGACCGTATGGTGCAGAAAAACGTGCTTGCCATGAGCGGCCGCGCGGTTGAAGCGGCGGGTGACGTCGATGTGCTGCTGCTCGATAAGACAGGAACGATTACTCTCGGCGACAGGCAGGCCGTTGCATTCATTCCTTCGGCAGGTGTAAGCATCGAGGAGCTTGCGAGCGCCGCACAGCTTTCCTCTCTCGCGGATGAAACACCTGAAGGAAGGAGCATCGTGGTTCTGGCCAAGGAATACGGGCTTCGCGGCCGCTCGATTGCCGAAATGCCGCATGCCGTGTTTGTAAATTTCTCGGCACAGACAAGGATGAGCGGTGTCGATATAGACGGCAAAAGCATCAGGAAAGGCTCCACGGATGTTATTACGAAGTTCGCAGGGAAGCCTCTTCCTGAAGACATCGTAAAATCGGTAGAGTCAATTGCGCAGACAGGAGGCACCCCGCTTATCGTGGCTGAGAACGACAGGATCCTGGGCGCAATCCATTTAAAGGACATTGTAAAGGGCGGCCTTAAGGACAGGTTCGAGCGTTTCAGGGCAATGGGCATAAAGACCGTCATGATAACGGGGGACAATTACCTCACGGCATCGGCCATTGCGAAAGAGGCAGGTGTGGACGACTTTGTGGCCGAAGCGAGACCGGAAGATAAGCTTGCCATCATCAGAAGGGAGCAGGCCATGGGTCATATGGTTGCAATGACCGGAGACGGCACAAATGATGCACCCGCGCTTGCCCAGGCCGATGTCGGAGTTGCCATGAATACCGGTACACAGGCTGCAAAAGAGGCCGGCAACATGATTGACCTCGATTCAAATCCCACAAAGCTGATCGAAGTGGTCGAGACAGGCAAGCAGATGCTTATTACGAGAGGGGCGCTCACCACGTTCAGCATTGCTAACGACGTCGCCAAATATTTTGCGATAATTCCTGCAATGCTGGTAAGCGTGTTTCCCGTCATGGCGCCGTTCAATATCATGAGGCTCAATTCCCCTCAGAGTGCGATACTGAGTGCGGTAATCTTCAATGCCCTTATCATTATAGGGCTGATTCCTCTTGCCCTCAGAGGTGTCAGGTTCAGGCCGGTAAGTGCTTCATCGATGCTCAGGAGGAACCTTTTCATATACGGCCTCGGTGGCGTTATTGCACCCTTTCCGGGCATCAAGATCATAGACATGATCATTCATGCTCTTGGTGCCGCATAAATGGAAATAATCATGAAAAAAATCATTACCGAGATCAGAACGGCCGTTGTCATGACACTTTTGATCGGGATAATCTGCTGCGGAATATACCCCGCTCTTGTTTGGGGTCTGGCGCAGTGGCTGTTCAATGATAATGCGAACGGTTCATTGATTGTCAAGGATTCGAAAATCGCAGGTTCAAGGCTCCTGGCAAGAGGATTTACAGGTGATTCCTATTTCCATCCCAGACCTTCCGCAGCCGGTACGGGCTATGATGCGGCAGGATCTGGCGGGAGCAATCTGGGGCCGCTTTCAAAAAGGCTCTACGATTCAGTTAAAGAAAGGGCGGAGGCTTACAGGAGGATTAACGGTCTGGCCCCGGATGAGACTGTCCCGGTAGACGCCGTGACTGCTTCAGCCAGCGGGCTTGATCCTCATATCAGCCCAGGGAATGCATTGATTCAGGCGAAAAGGGTTGCAAAGGCAAGAGGCATGAGCCAAGAAACCGTAATAAAGCTGGTGGAGCATAATACGAAGGGCAGGCGGCTGGGCGTGTTCGGCGAGCCACGCGTGAATGTCCTTATGCTGAACATCGATCTTGACAGGCAGGAAAAAGCGGATGGAAGCAAACAGGGCTGATTCGTTTCTCAAAATGATCCAGGGCTCAAAACGGGGCCGTCTGAAGGTCTACCTCGGCTATGCCGCGGGAGTGGGCAAGACCTATGAAATGCTCCAGGAAGCGCACAGGCTTCAGGCTTCAGGCGTGGACGTGGTGGTGGGACTTGTCGAAACTCACGGACGAAAAGAAACAGGGGCGCTGCTTAATGGCCTTGAAATCATCCCCCGCATCCGCCATGAGTACAGGGGAATCACGCTTGAGGAGATGGACACCGATGCGATAATTTCCAGAAGGCCTCAGGTGGTTCTTGTCGACGAACTGGCTCATACGAATGTCCCGGGCGGCAGGTATGCCAAACGATACGAGGATGTCCAGAAGATACTCTCGGCAGGGATACACGTCATAACGACGCTCAACATACAGCACATTGAAAGCCTTTATAACATCGTGGAAAAAGCATCAGGCGTAAAGGTTCTCGAAAGGATACCGGATTCTGTTCTTGCAGATGCGGATGAGATCGTAAACGTGGACCTTACC is a genomic window containing:
- the kdpB gene encoding potassium-transporting ATPase subunit KdpB, which codes for MSAKTHSLFDKKILIPAIRDSFEKLNPGNLIKNPVIFVTEAGAAISTIELFMNRGTPYAFFNLQITVWLWFTVLFANFAEAMAEGRGKAQADTLRKTRKETFANRLKPDGSVESVVSDDLKKSDILMVSAGEVIPADGEIIEGVAMVDESAITGESAPVVREAGGDRSSVVGGTKVLTDFIIMRVSTNPGESFLDHMISLIEGAKRKKTPNEIALTILLSALTIIFLAVIISLKFFSIYSGLALSITVLAALLVCLIPTTIGGLLSAIGIAGIDRMVQKNVLAMSGRAVEAAGDVDVLLLDKTGTITLGDRQAVAFIPSAGVSIEELASAAQLSSLADETPEGRSIVVLAKEYGLRGRSIAEMPHAVFVNFSAQTRMSGVDIDGKSIRKGSTDVITKFAGKPLPEDIVKSVESIAQTGGTPLIVAENDRILGAIHLKDIVKGGLKDRFERFRAMGIKTVMITGDNYLTASAIAKEAGVDDFVAEARPEDKLAIIRREQAMGHMVAMTGDGTNDAPALAQADVGVAMNTGTQAAKEAGNMIDLDSNPTKLIEVVETGKQMLITRGALTTFSIANDVAKYFAIIPAMLVSVFPVMAPFNIMRLNSPQSAILSAVIFNALIIIGLIPLALRGVRFRPVSASSMLRRNLFIYGLGGVIAPFPGIKIIDMIIHALGAA
- the kdpC gene encoding potassium-transporting ATPase subunit KdpC produces the protein MKKIITEIRTAVVMTLLIGIICCGIYPALVWGLAQWLFNDNANGSLIVKDSKIAGSRLLARGFTGDSYFHPRPSAAGTGYDAAGSGGSNLGPLSKRLYDSVKERAEAYRRINGLAPDETVPVDAVTASASGLDPHISPGNALIQAKRVAKARGMSQETVIKLVEHNTKGRRLGVFGEPRVNVLMLNIDLDRQEKADGSKQG